The following nucleotide sequence is from Excalfactoria chinensis isolate bCotChi1 chromosome 12, bCotChi1.hap2, whole genome shotgun sequence.
CAGTGCTGTAAGGatcatgccatgccatgccatgccacaccaagctgttccagcagcagtgctcaccTCTCGCAGTGCCGGCCGGTGGTGTGGTCAcggcagtgcaggcagctgcccGTCCGCAGGTCGCACTCCTCGGCGTGCCCATTGCACTGGCAGGgcctgcagctggggaagcCCCAGTGGCCTGGCTGGCAGCGGTCACATTGCCGGCCCACGATGCCTGGctggcaccagcactgcccactgcCCGCATCACACAGCTGGGACACGGAGCCCTCCGGGGAGCAGGCGCAGGCTGTGGAATGGCATGGCTCAAGTCAGGGTGACCTCAAGCCAGAGAACAACCATCCCGGtgggatggacagacagacagaggcATCCCACTCCAGCATGCCTGATGCGCCAGCAGACCCCGCTACTCACGGCTGCAGCCCATGGGTCCGAAGCCATAGCTGCCGGCTGCACAGCGGTCACAGCGGCGGCCGAGGACGTGGGGCTTGCACTCACACTGCCCTGACAGCACCTGGCACACGCTGCTGCGGGAGCCCTGCGGGTCGCACTGGCAGGCTGCAGGGTAGCAGGGGTGTGTATGGGATGGGGATGCCATGCCACACGCCGTCCCTTGCCCTCTCCCGCACCAGCCACTATCCAGCCTTGCTGCGCTGAGCATGGCTGTACCGTAGCCCACTCACCCACCCACCCGCTCACGGCCCCtcatccctgcagcccccaaCTCACGCAGAGCTCCGTCATGCAGCATGGCTGAGACGCTGCAGATCAGGCGGGCGCAGGCCTCGGCCAGGGTGTGCGGTGGGGCCATATGGAAAGCCTCCAGGCATCGGTAGcgctccagctcctccagccgCTGCACCGCCTCCGCTGCTGCCCCGTGGAAGCCCGGCAGCTCTGGCACACgcggcagcagcaccagctgtggggcagggggaggtGGTGGGGCTGTCCCCGAACCAGTCCCAACTCCATCAAGatccccagccccactgacATCTCCATTCACATGCATGGCCCCATCCCATCAACATCTCTGTCCTCATTCCCTGCCCCAGACCTGGCTGCAACACCAATCCTATTGCCGTCTCCATCTATATCCCCTTCATCTCTCTCTCCACCCCGTCCCATTTCTGTCCACCACCATACATGTGGTTGGCCCACCCGTGCCCCTCTCCCCATCAGGTGTGGGATGTGTTGGGACCCCCTTACTGAGTCAATAAGGATGAAGGCACTGGGGTGGCGTTGGGTGACGCCAGCCCTCTGCAGCCGCACAGTTACTTCATATGGGGTGCTGGGCTCGAAGCAGAAGGGCCGGGACAGCAGCACATACCTGTTGAAAGGAAGGCATCGAGGCACGGGGAGATGGCCAGAAGAATGCAGCAGGACCTGGCCACCTTCATCACCCTGATTCCCTGACCTGTGTGGTAGGACTATCTTCCTTCTCATACCAGTCACATCCCAATGCCCATCCCTCAGTTCTGGAAGTGTGGCAGTGTTGTCCATCTCCCTGTCCTGATCCTATCTTCATCCTCATCCCCCTTCTATCCCACCCCATTCCCAGTTCCATCCTCATTCCATCTCTTTATTTCATCCCATCACATCCTCTCAGGCACATCTCCACCTTTATCCTATCTGCATTCCCATTCTTATCTCTGTGCCCAgtctcatccccatccccaaacTCATGTTCATTCTCAAGCCCAACCTGTCTACACCCCATCCCTATTCTCATTCCTATCTCAGTCTTCAAcccaatcccatccccatccatatCCCCaacctcctccctctccccatcccaccccatccacATCTCCATCTCCTTTCCACCCCTACTTCATTCCCAATCTAATCCCATCCCACCTCTTCCCCGTCTCCATCCTCATCCAATgcctcccaccccatcccacctctggctgtggggcaggCCTTCACGGTACATCTGCTCGGAGGGCAGCAGGTTCCCACAGCGGGGGCTGGTGGGCAGCGCCCTGGAGCTGACgctcaccacagcctcccagTCCTCAGTTGACTGCAATGGGATGCAAGATCCATCAGCACCAACAGTGCCACATGGTGCACACCAGGGTCATCCCACAGCCGCTCTCACCTCAGGCTCATAACGCAGCAGCAGCTCGTACTCCATGGGGTAGGGCACGTTGTCCACGCGGAATGTCAGCCCGGCCCCATCCCGCACACGGGCAAACCCAAGTCCAGTCCACGTCACCATGCGCCCGGCCCCATCCCGCAGCACCGGCTCCACATCAGGCTGGGCACAGCATCGCATGGCTCAGCCCCAGCCCAAGGCtgtgccctgctgtgccccCTCCTCACCCTGGCTCTCACCTTGGGGGGCCGCTGGTTGCTGTGGTGTGGGGCTGTGCGGGGCTGGGGGGCACGGGGAGGGCTGCGCTGGGGCCGAGCACGTGCCTTCCGCCCTGCTGGGTCCCCATTGCGGTGCTGGGGGCAGTCCTGGGGCACCTCTGCACGCACGGCgccctgcagggatggggacagccaTGCATGGGAATGGCCATGCATGGAGCATGGGGACGGCCATGCACAGGGATAGCCATGCATGGAGCATGGGGACAGCCATGCATGGGGATGGCCATGCATGGAGCATGGGGATGGCCATACAGAAGGCATGGGGCATCGTGGCAGCCCAGGCTGGGGACACTCACTGGGAGCTGGGGGTGGCTGGGCCCGTGGCCTGTGGCTTGCTCAGCCTCGTAGGTGTAGTGGTCAAGGGGTGCACAGAAGAAGCCAGGCTGCACCTGGTCACACTGCCGGCCCATGAGGTGGGGGCGGCAGGGACAGGCCCCGTCCTCCATGGAGCACCTGGGGAATTGCCCTCATCCATCTTTCTGTCCAGCTGTGCCTCACCCGcatccctccccatccccatccatccaCCTCCAGGCACAGAGACCACCCCCATTTCCACACCAGTCTGTCTTCACTGTAAagccctgtccccatccctccaGCAATGGCCCCATCACTCCCTgtccccacccccatccctgtGTCCCAGTGCCCTGCTGGGCAGTACTGTGGGGCCTCACCGGTTGCTGTAGGCTCCCCCAAAGTCACAGGAGCAGGGCCGGCAGCCCCCTACATCATAGCTCAGGCCCCAGAACTCAGGCTGCAGTAAAATGGGAGAGATGGGGAGTAGGTGTGGGGCCAACCCAGCCCCGGGgcatgctgtggggctggggagagccAAGGCAATAGAGCacagtgtggggctggggcaCTTACCACGCACTGGCTGCAGGAGCGCCCGGCCACAAAGCGCTTGCAGTAGCAGTCCCCGCTGATGGGATCACAGGGGGAGCTGCCCGCCACCGTGCCCCGTGGGTCACACCGGCACGCTGCCCAGcgcacaaacacacacacacagtgggCTGCCACGCAGCACTGCCACCCACCACAGCCCCCAGTGCACCCAGTGATGTGCTATCTGCAGCTCCACGGCCCTCCCTCCTTGCCCCATGACCTTCAGTCCCTGTTGCACTATTGTTCATCCCCCTTTCCCTTACCCTCCCTCATCCCCACTCCTCCACCCATATtcccccattcccatccccGTCACTACGTCACCACATCTGTCCCCACACAAAccctccatccccacagcccaTGTCCAACCCAGCCCCAACTCACGCTGGCAGCCCTGAGGGTCTCCCTGGCTGAGGCCATAGGCTCCGTGCTGGCAGCGGTCGCATCGTGGCCCAGCCACATTCTCCTTGCAGCGGCACTGCCCCGCGATCATGCCCAGCGCCACGTCCGTGTGGGCATCGCAGGCGCCGCCATCCAGCGATCCCGCCGGGTCACAGTCACACGCTGCGGGGACATCAGTGCAGCTGGGGCAGGTGGCAGTGGGGGACACGGGGTCGTGGGCAAGGGGGGCACTCACGGACACAGGCGGTGGGAGCGCGGATATCGGAGCGCGGGTGCCGGTAGTAGAAGGGCTTGCAGAGGTGGCAGCGGCGGCCCATGGTGTTGTGCTGGCAGCCGTCACACACGGCCCCGCTGGTATTCCCGGTGGCCAGGAACACGGCCATGTCAAAGTGGCAGCGCCGTGAGTGCTCGTTGCAGTCGCACCCTGCAAGGACGGCACCCCTGGTACCCGACCCCGACCCACCGCACGCAGGACCCCAAGCCCCGTTGTGCAGAGCAGGACCCCACAGCCCCGCGCCGTGCCAGCTGTGGGCTCGTGGCACTCACGGCGGCAGGCGTTGGTGCTGGAGCCCTCGGCCGGGCGCCAGGGCAGCTCGTGGTAGAAGTCCTCGCAGCGCTCACAGTTCAGCCCCTGCGTGTGGTGCTTGCAGACACAGCGCCCGTGGATCTGGGAGAGAGCACCTGGATCAGCCCAGGCAGTCACCCTGTGCCACACCGTGCCTTGCCGCATCTCACCATGCCAGGGACAGATGGCGGAGCACCAGGAGCAGGGGCACACTCGGCAGCGTGGCCGTGGCAGAAGCAGCTCCCACGCATCACCAGCTCATCCACAGCATAGTAGTATTTGTGCAGCACCTCCCGCCGCGAGTCCAGCAGGTTGTCCCCCAGCGTGTGCAGCTTGGTGAGGTTCACCCGCAGGTTGGTGACGCGCAGCAGCTCTGGGTAGCACAGGTGGCATTGTCAGTGCTCACAGTGCTGCCCCACAGCGGCGCATCCCATCCCGACGGACACTCACCCTGGATGTCGGGGCTGTAAGGGTCTGCCACTGGGATGGAGGGGTCCAGCACCTTGAAGATGACCTGGAGGTGGATGCAGCGTGTCAGCGCATTCCCCAGCCCCGATCTCCTCACCCCACCCAGCCGTACACACCTCGCCGTGGCTGGAGGGCTCGATCTCAGAGTAGCGCTGCTCACACAGCACCTCGCCGATGTGCCCCGAGGGATGCGTGGGGACGCCGGGGAACAGCTTGGAGCAGTTGTAGGCGAAGTAGCGGTACACCTTCCAGCTGCGGCCAGAGTCGGCCGAGCGCTCCACCAGCATGGCTGCGGGGCGGAAGGTCTGCGGGGCACACAGTCAGGTGGGGGCACACGGTGGGGTAGGGACCGGTGGGTCATGGGGTCCATCCCACTGTGCTCCGTGCACCCACCTTGAACTTCATGATGAGGTGCGTGAAGTGGAACTCGCCCTCCAGGTCCAGCTGGATGCTGACGCGCTCCAcgcctgcagggatggatggTGTTGGCTGAGGCACGCAGCCCACGTGGGGACACACGCACGGAGCGGCCATGCTCTCACCATTCTCCGACTGCCACCAGCTCCTCTCGCTGTGGGGGCCGTGCAGGTAGATGACGTTCTCAATGCGGTGGCTCTCACGCAGGGCCGGGCTTCGTGAGTCGCACGTGAAGCATTTCTCAGAGTCCTGCATGGGGAGCATCAATCACCGTGGTGGCTGCAGCGGCacactgtgccatgctgtgccgtgctgtgccgtgccgtaGGCTCACCTGGAGGTGGCTGACGATGCAGTACTCCTGGGGCCCCTGCAGCCCGCAGGTGGACGAGGCgctgagctgctgggctctCCCCACCAGCAGGTTGCCGGTGGCCGGGTAGCAGCTGCCGCGGGCGCAGCCCTGGGATGGATCCGGCTCTTCCCAGCCCCCTGACGCTGACACCCCCGCTGCACAGAGCgcaggggctgggggggctgcgCCACAAACCCACACCCCATAGCCCTGTGCTACCCCACCCCCATCCTGCGCCAC
It contains:
- the LOC140257623 gene encoding laminin subunit beta-2-like isoform X2; protein product: MDVLVLSLLLAGVSASGGWEEPDPSQGCARGSCYPATGNLLVGRAQQLSASSTCGLQGPQEYCIVSHLQDSEKCFTCDSRSPALRESHRIENVIYLHGPHSERSWWQSENGVERVSIQLDLEGEFHFTHLIMKFKTFRPAAMLVERSADSGRSWKVYRYFAYNCSKLFPGVPTHPSGHIGEVLCEQRYSEIEPSSHGEVIFKVLDPSIPVADPYSPDIQELLRVTNLRVNLTKLHTLGDNLLDSRREVLHKYYYAVDELVMRGSCFCHGHAAECAPAPGAPPSVPGMIHGRCVCKHHTQGLNCERCEDFYHELPWRPAEGSSTNACRRCDCNEHSRRCHFDMAVFLATGNTSGAVCDGCQHNTMGRRCHLCKPFYYRHPRSDIRAPTACVPCDCDPAGSLDGGACDAHTDVALGMIAGQCRCKENVAGPRCDRCQHGAYGLSQGDPQGCQPCRCDPRGTVAGSSPCDPISGDCYCKRFVAGRSCSQCVPEFWGLSYDVGGCRPCSCDFGGAYSNRCSMEDGACPCRPHLMGRQCDQVQPGFFCAPLDHYTYEAEQATGHGPSHPQLPGAVRAEVPQDCPQHRNGDPAGRKARARPQRSPPRAPQPRTAPHHSNQRPPKPDVEPVLRDGAGRMVTWTGLGFARVRDGAGLTFRVDNVPYPMEYELLLRYEPESTEDWEAVVSVSSRALPTSPRCGNLLPSEQMYREGLPHSQRYVLLSRPFCFEPSTPYEVTVRLQRAGVTQRHPSAFILIDSLVLLPRVPELPGFHGAAAEAVQRLEELERYRCLEAFHMAPPHTLAEACARLICSVSAMLHDGALPCQCDPQGSRSSVCQVLSGQCECKPHVLGRRCDRCAAGSYGFGPMGCSPCACSPEGSVSQLCDAGSGQCWCQPGIVGRQCDRCQPGHWGFPSCRPCQCNGHAEECDLRTGSCLHCRDHTTGRHCERCQDGYYGDPVLGSGQQCRPCPCPGYPGTRHYHGSACHADEETHHIVCLCAPGYAGPRCDRCSPGYFGMPEVEGGVCRPCQCNNNIDTSDPGACDPHTGHCRRCLYHTAGPRCAQCQPGYFGNALQRSCRRCSCDPRGTLSAHCTAGTCSCDRATGACACRANVVGRSCDRCAPNFWNLGGAGGCQPCGCHPMHATHPACDEVTGQCRCHPGFGGRVCSQCQEYHWGDPELQCRACECEPLGAESPQCDRASGQCQCRPGFGGLRCDRCQRGYQTAFPHCSPCHPCFGRWDAALGSLQDGLQHLGARVQALREGGSAAPLSPRLRALEEALKHAERLLGEGSSPSSPLLQELAGQLDGTRTELDNFWKRLQELEQHVDQLEQDDALHHGRLARLSHELGGLNQTTSHLQAVLGTVTAAGFRESYRSIVAAARDSRQAEVVANGTAGELSAARATQLAAEQVLQQRGDAFRRSTAAQRKSLREAQKRVSGLSVAGINEKICGAPGDRSCAESLCGGALCRDSTGMRHCGGVGCMGALPVSDQALSSTRNASQQLEVALGQLSAVTQKMQEVQDLARGARSRAEEALERSQAARSRTEKATAQLRDFIHRIKAFLSEEGADPGSIELVARQVLNISLPSSPARIQELLQEMQESISQLDGVDAVLNGTAQGLEAAQELLAQGQDARERAEGVRDELAGTQMALQVARAQVMATGSTLQSAKDSIRAAEVKAREAERKLQALQGKESRLQRRLRELAQRVTALQQRGRDARRLAQDAHDGAQRATAASRTLSQDLAHVTQRYVMLKGRVSGMAGVAGGALQRVTRLTAEARDLLDKANSSKKRLEELEQHFGANEQAMAAKATRLQALERQVSGLLQEIRERANAYATC
- the LOC140257623 gene encoding laminin subunit beta-2-like isoform X1 — its product is MGQGSWLPMDVLVLSLLLAGVSASGGWEEPDPSQGCARGSCYPATGNLLVGRAQQLSASSTCGLQGPQEYCIVSHLQDSEKCFTCDSRSPALRESHRIENVIYLHGPHSERSWWQSENGVERVSIQLDLEGEFHFTHLIMKFKTFRPAAMLVERSADSGRSWKVYRYFAYNCSKLFPGVPTHPSGHIGEVLCEQRYSEIEPSSHGEVIFKVLDPSIPVADPYSPDIQELLRVTNLRVNLTKLHTLGDNLLDSRREVLHKYYYAVDELVMRGSCFCHGHAAECAPAPGAPPSVPGMIHGRCVCKHHTQGLNCERCEDFYHELPWRPAEGSSTNACRRCDCNEHSRRCHFDMAVFLATGNTSGAVCDGCQHNTMGRRCHLCKPFYYRHPRSDIRAPTACVPCDCDPAGSLDGGACDAHTDVALGMIAGQCRCKENVAGPRCDRCQHGAYGLSQGDPQGCQPCRCDPRGTVAGSSPCDPISGDCYCKRFVAGRSCSQCVPEFWGLSYDVGGCRPCSCDFGGAYSNRCSMEDGACPCRPHLMGRQCDQVQPGFFCAPLDHYTYEAEQATGHGPSHPQLPGAVRAEVPQDCPQHRNGDPAGRKARARPQRSPPRAPQPRTAPHHSNQRPPKPDVEPVLRDGAGRMVTWTGLGFARVRDGAGLTFRVDNVPYPMEYELLLRYEPESTEDWEAVVSVSSRALPTSPRCGNLLPSEQMYREGLPHSQRYVLLSRPFCFEPSTPYEVTVRLQRAGVTQRHPSAFILIDSLVLLPRVPELPGFHGAAAEAVQRLEELERYRCLEAFHMAPPHTLAEACARLICSVSAMLHDGALPCQCDPQGSRSSVCQVLSGQCECKPHVLGRRCDRCAAGSYGFGPMGCSPCACSPEGSVSQLCDAGSGQCWCQPGIVGRQCDRCQPGHWGFPSCRPCQCNGHAEECDLRTGSCLHCRDHTTGRHCERCQDGYYGDPVLGSGQQCRPCPCPGYPGTRHYHGSACHADEETHHIVCLCAPGYAGPRCDRCSPGYFGMPEVEGGVCRPCQCNNNIDTSDPGACDPHTGHCRRCLYHTAGPRCAQCQPGYFGNALQRSCRRCSCDPRGTLSAHCTAGTCSCDRATGACACRANVVGRSCDRCAPNFWNLGGAGGCQPCGCHPMHATHPACDEVTGQCRCHPGFGGRVCSQCQEYHWGDPELQCRACECEPLGAESPQCDRASGQCQCRPGFGGLRCDRCQRGYQTAFPHCSPCHPCFGRWDAALGSLQDGLQHLGARVQALREGGSAAPLSPRLRALEEALKHAERLLGEGSSPSSPLLQELAGQLDGTRTELDNFWKRLQELEQHVDQLEQDDALHHGRLARLSHELGGLNQTTSHLQAVLGTVTAAGFRESYRSIVAAARDSRQAEVVANGTAGELSAARATQLAAEQVLQQRGDAFRRSTAAQRKSLREAQKRVSGLSVAGINEKICGAPGDRSCAESLCGGALCRDSTGMRHCGGVGCMGALPVSDQALSSTRNASQQLEVALGQLSAVTQKMQEVQDLARGARSRAEEALERSQAARSRTEKATAQLRDFIHRIKAFLSEEGADPGSIELVARQVLNISLPSSPARIQELLQEMQESISQLDGVDAVLNGTAQGLEAAQELLAQGQDARERAEGVRDELAGTQMALQVARAQVMATGSTLQSAKDSIRAAEVKAREAERKLQALQGKESRLQRRLRELAQRVTALQQRGRDARRLAQDAHDGAQRATAASRTLSQDLAHVTQRYVMLKGRVSGMAGVAGGALQRVTRLTAEARDLLDKANSSKKRLEELEQHFGANEQAMAAKATRLQALERQVSGLLQEIRERANAYATC